From Pseudomonas sp. G2-4:
GTGATCGTTGCGCTGTATCGCACTGGTAGGGCAGGCGGATTGCAAGTGCGGGTTTCTTTCTGAGCCCGCGTACCCCAGCAGTTGGACATCGAGGACGTCCGATTGGGTGTCGTCCACGGTCCATTCACTCAACTCGAGTCGACTGACAGGCACCGATGTTTCGATCATCTGGTGCATGTTGGTCAAGAAGCTCTCGTGCCCGACACTTGAAATCAGCTTTCCTAGCTCTACGTAGAGGTGCGATTTCTCGGCGCCCTCAATACACGCATGTCGATTCATTATGCTTATCCTGCATATGTCGAAAAAGCTCTGCATCGCAGTGATCGTTGACGGAAGAAAATCCGACCGCTTCTCAAAATGCTGAAGCCTTTTCTGGATTTGATACCTTGGGGTCAAATATCACCTGTGAATCCATTCACACATAAACGGTTCAGCCGGTAGGACTATTAAGCGTTTTAGCGTAGGAAAAGTCTGTAAGGGAAAACAGGGACATTCCGGGTCAATGGGTGGCGCTGCGCTCTGATGACGCCTGGCAAAAATACGCATTGAGCGAAAGTCTGCTCCTCGATCGGTGAGCGCATCGAGGGAGTTTTCTTAGGCTTTCGTATTGATATATTCATTTTTAAATTAATGACTTAGATCGTTCTCTGCACCTGAAAAAGGCGCCCGTCATCTGTATGTTTACAATCTTGCAGGTGGGAATAATCTGGCAGAAATGCCCGAAATCCAGACTTCCGATTATGGCGGAGGATTCGGATTTCTTCGATTTTCGTTTATAAATATGTCGTTTTTTGTCTGTGTGGAAGTCGTTTTTTGTCATTGACGCATGTCGGTGATGTGATTCGTGTGACGTCTTATGCGCAGGGCTTGAACGACAGGATGTCGATGTTCTTTTTACGCAGGCTGCTTTGCGGGGTCAGGCGGAAATACCATTCCCGGAGCCAGCAGGCGAGTGTCGACTCGGCCTGTTCGATGCCGCTCATGAAGCGGGCGGCATTGACGATCCCATTGGCCCGGGGGTGTCGATACGCCTGGTAATTTGCCAGCGCGGTGCGCAGGTCTGGCATATGGGCCAAGCGGTCGGCCAGCACCACGGCATCTTCAATCGCCTGCGCCGCACCCTGGCCCAGGCTGGGCAACATGGGATGCGCCGCATCACCCAACAGCGCCACGTGTCCGTCACAGAATTGCTCCACGGGACGGCGATCCCGGGCATGCATTTTCAACAGCGCGCTGTCGGGGGTGGCCTCGATGGCCGCCAGGACTTCCGGTGCCCAGCCGGCATAGGCGCTGAGCACTTCCTGCTTGCTGATGTTCAAGGCGGCATCCGCCGCGTTTTCGTGATTGCAGGTTCCCCACCAATACGCTTGGCCGTCCCCCACATCGCAAAGCCCAAAGCGCTTGCCGCGGCCCCAATAATGCGCCACATAACCTTCGGTCATGACCGGATGGCTGAATGGCGTGACCGCCAGCCAGGCGACATAGCCCGATGGGCGTATTGGCGTCTCGCCCAACATCTGCTGGCGGATCACTGAGTTCAGGCCATCGGCGCCAATCAGCAGATCCGCCTCGTCGGTGCTGCCATCTTCGAACCGCACCGTCACGCCATCCGGGCGATGGGCATACCCCACACACCGCATCCCGGTGGTCAGGGTGTCAGGTGCGAGCTGTTGCGCCAGGGCACGCAGCAGCAGGGGGCGCTGGATATTCACACTGGGGTGGCCCAACTGTTCACCGATTTCGTGGATCGGCATGCTGGTAATGGGATCGCCATT
This genomic window contains:
- a CDS encoding FAD-dependent monooxygenase, whose product is MTEPRKAIVAGAGIGGLTAAIALQRAGWQVKVFEAAQSLRTGGTGLSIMANAMAALHSIDAHVPVEQAGQVIRAFYFKDKNGDPITSMPIHEIGEQLGHPSVNIQRPLLLRALAQQLAPDTLTTGMRCVGYAHRPDGVTVRFEDGSTDEADLLIGADGLNSVIRQQMLGETPIRPSGYVAWLAVTPFSHPVMTEGYVAHYWGRGKRFGLCDVGDGQAYWWGTCNHENAADAALNISKQEVLSAYAGWAPEVLAAIEATPDSALLKMHARDRRPVEQFCDGHVALLGDAAHPMLPSLGQGAAQAIEDAVVLADRLAHMPDLRTALANYQAYRHPRANGIVNAARFMSGIEQAESTLACWLREWYFRLTPQSSLRKKNIDILSFKPCA